From a single Agrobacterium tumefaciens genomic region:
- a CDS encoding RNA methyltransferase → MAGTNSELELLAEGPAIILVEPQLGENIGMVARAMANFGLSELRLVNPRDGWPSEKARAAASKADHVIDGTRVFATLEEAVKDLNFVYATTARERYGFKPVRAPVTAAHTLRAKFKAGEKTGILFGRERWGLTNEEVALADEIVTFPVNPAFASLNIAQAVLLMSYEWMKSGMDDLDETLFQSVEQRPSTKEQVFGLFEHIEEALDARGYFHPAEKKPKMVDNLRAVLSRRGFSEQEISVFRGVINSLDRFPRQWPKQSGRAAPSAEGANSERAGENAEDE, encoded by the coding sequence ATGGCAGGCACTAACAGCGAGCTTGAACTTCTGGCGGAAGGCCCGGCGATCATTCTGGTCGAACCGCAGCTCGGCGAAAATATCGGCATGGTGGCGCGGGCAATGGCCAATTTCGGCCTTTCCGAATTGCGTCTGGTCAATCCGCGTGATGGCTGGCCGAGCGAGAAGGCGCGTGCTGCCGCTTCCAAGGCCGATCACGTCATCGACGGCACCAGGGTGTTCGCGACGCTGGAAGAGGCGGTCAAGGATCTCAATTTCGTTTATGCCACGACGGCGCGCGAGCGTTACGGTTTCAAGCCGGTGCGCGCGCCGGTGACCGCCGCCCATACGCTCAGGGCAAAATTCAAGGCCGGCGAAAAGACCGGCATCCTGTTCGGGCGGGAGCGCTGGGGGCTGACCAATGAGGAGGTGGCGCTGGCCGACGAGATCGTGACCTTCCCGGTAAACCCCGCCTTTGCCTCGCTCAACATTGCGCAGGCCGTGCTGCTGATGTCCTATGAATGGATGAAATCAGGCATGGACGACCTGGATGAAACGCTTTTCCAGTCCGTCGAGCAGCGACCTTCGACCAAGGAACAGGTTTTCGGCCTGTTCGAACATATCGAGGAAGCGCTGGATGCGCGTGGTTATTTCCATCCTGCTGAAAAAAAGCCGAAAATGGTCGACAATCTGCGTGCCGTGCTGTCGAGACGGGGTTTCTCCGAGCAGGAAATCAGCGTTTTTCGCGGCGTGATCAATTCGCTCGACCGTTTCCCCCGGCAGTGGCCAAAGCAGTCAGGCCGGGCGGCGCCGTCGGCCGAAGGCGCCAATTCGGAGAGGGCCGGGGAGAATGCTGAAGACGAGTGA
- a CDS encoding VOC family protein — MRFVNPIPFVRDIDRSKAFYRDRLSLQILRDFGNFVLFEGGFAIHEGRSLEETVWQAPSGMEEPYGRRNLLLYFEHADVDAAFQNIAPYVELIHPVQRQAWGQRVFRFYDPDGHAIEVGEPLGQSDE, encoded by the coding sequence ATGCGCTTTGTAAATCCCATCCCTTTCGTGCGCGATATAGACCGCTCGAAGGCGTTTTATCGTGATCGGCTGAGCCTCCAAATATTGCGGGACTTCGGGAATTTCGTTCTCTTTGAGGGCGGCTTTGCCATCCATGAGGGGCGGTCGCTTGAGGAGACTGTCTGGCAAGCACCATCAGGCATGGAAGAGCCCTATGGCAGGCGAAACCTGCTGCTGTATTTCGAGCACGCAGATGTGGATGCGGCTTTTCAAAATATCGCACCGTATGTCGAGCTTATCCATCCGGTTCAGAGGCAGGCCTGGGGACAGAGAGTATTCCGCTTTTATGATCCGGACGGGCATGCAATCGAGGTCGGAGAACCGCTCGGCCAATCCGATGAATAG
- a CDS encoding NADP-dependent isocitrate dehydrogenase, with translation MAKIKVANPVVDLDGDEMTRIIWQLIKDKLILPYLDLDIEYYDLSVENRDATNDQVTVDAAHAIKKHGVGIKCATITPDEARVEEFGLKQMWKSPNGTIRNILGGVIFREPIICKNVPRLVPGWTKPIVVGRHAFGDQYKATDFKFPGKGKLTIKFVGEDGQVIEKDVFDAPSAGVALAMYNLDESIREFARASMMYGLMRKWPVYLSTKNTILKAYDGRFKDIFEEVYQTEFKAKFDEVGIIYEHRLIDDMVASALKWSGGYVWACKNYDGDVQSDTVAQGFGSLGLMTSVLLSPDGRTVEAEAAHGTVTRHYRQHQKGQETSTNSIASIFAWTRGLAHRAKLDDNAELAKFATTLETVCVDTVESGFMTKDLALLIGPDQPWLSTTAFLDKIDENLKKAMAA, from the coding sequence ATGGCAAAGATCAAGGTAGCCAATCCAGTCGTTGATCTCGACGGCGACGAAATGACCCGTATCATCTGGCAGCTGATCAAGGACAAGCTGATCCTGCCTTACCTCGATCTCGATATCGAATATTACGACCTCTCGGTTGAAAACCGCGATGCCACCAACGACCAGGTCACCGTCGATGCGGCACACGCCATCAAGAAGCACGGCGTCGGCATCAAGTGCGCCACCATCACCCCGGATGAAGCCCGCGTCGAGGAATTCGGCCTGAAGCAGATGTGGAAGAGCCCGAACGGCACGATCCGCAACATTCTGGGCGGCGTCATCTTCCGCGAGCCGATCATCTGCAAGAACGTTCCGCGCCTCGTTCCCGGCTGGACCAAGCCGATCGTCGTCGGCCGCCACGCTTTCGGCGACCAGTACAAGGCAACCGATTTCAAGTTCCCCGGCAAGGGCAAGCTGACGATCAAGTTCGTTGGTGAAGACGGTCAGGTCATCGAGAAGGACGTCTTCGACGCCCCGAGCGCCGGTGTTGCACTGGCCATGTACAACCTTGACGAATCCATCCGCGAATTCGCCCGCGCATCCATGATGTACGGCCTGATGCGCAAGTGGCCGGTTTACCTGTCCACCAAGAACACCATCCTCAAGGCCTATGACGGTCGCTTCAAGGATATCTTCGAAGAAGTTTACCAGACCGAGTTCAAGGCGAAGTTCGACGAAGTCGGCATCATCTATGAGCACCGCCTGATCGACGACATGGTCGCTTCCGCGCTCAAGTGGTCCGGCGGTTACGTCTGGGCCTGCAAGAACTACGATGGCGACGTTCAGTCCGACACGGTTGCGCAGGGCTTCGGCTCGCTCGGCCTGATGACCTCGGTTCTCCTGTCGCCGGATGGCCGCACGGTCGAAGCCGAAGCGGCACATGGCACGGTGACGCGCCACTACCGCCAGCACCAGAAGGGTCAGGAAACCTCGACCAACTCGATCGCTTCGATCTTCGCCTGGACCCGTGGCCTCGCCCACCGCGCCAAGCTGGACGACAATGCGGAACTGGCAAAGTTCGCGACAACGCTCGAAACCGTCTGCGTCGACACCGTCGAAAGCGGCTTCATGACCAAGGATCTGGCCCTGCTCATCGGTCCGGACCAGCCCTGGCTCTCCACCACCGCTTTCCTCGACAAGATCGACGAGAACCTCAAGAAGGCGATGGCGGCTTAA
- a CDS encoding ATP-binding protein, producing the protein MQVGIDMGTLSGGQQAKLDIEELLATRLLVQGNSGSGKSHLLRRLLEQSAQWVQQVIIDPEGDFVTLSDRFGHVVVDGERTEAELAGIANRIRQHRVSCVLTLEGLDVEQQMRAAAAFLNGLFDADREFWYPVLVVVDEAQMFAPSVAGEVTEDARKASLGAMTNLMCRGRKRGLAGVIATQRLAKLAKNVAAEASNFLMGRTFLDIDMARAADLLGMDRRQAEMFRDLQRGNFVALGPALSRRPLPIVIGAVETSARSSSPKLMPLPDAPQDVEDLIFTPDPEEFTRAVVRRTPPAPRPTTDILAELSRSTPAAVGPSPEQSPRAGQPELTPEEREEKIGAVLVEILDDPQSAYRTDAVLYQDFLVRARMRRIPGTPMTLPEFRRQVAIARSGVDAAMAASEGWEKALELSMSVSDDLQGVFLLLVKAALGEEPCPSDARIARAYGTHSARRARRLLGYFEEKELVVVHADFSGKRIVAFPDLDAKTAPGDADAAEDDARLAAE; encoded by the coding sequence TTGCAGGTCGGCATCGACATGGGAACCCTATCGGGCGGGCAGCAGGCCAAGCTCGATATCGAGGAATTGCTTGCGACGCGTTTGCTGGTGCAGGGCAATTCCGGTTCCGGCAAGTCGCATCTCCTGCGCCGGCTGCTGGAGCAATCGGCGCAATGGGTGCAGCAGGTCATCATCGATCCCGAGGGTGATTTCGTCACGCTTTCCGACAGGTTCGGCCATGTGGTGGTGGATGGCGAGCGCACCGAAGCGGAACTTGCAGGTATCGCCAACCGCATTCGCCAGCACCGCGTTTCCTGCGTGCTGACGCTGGAAGGCCTTGATGTCGAACAGCAGATGCGGGCCGCAGCCGCATTCCTCAACGGCCTGTTCGATGCGGACCGCGAATTCTGGTATCCCGTGCTTGTGGTGGTGGATGAGGCGCAGATGTTTGCGCCCTCCGTTGCCGGCGAAGTGACGGAGGATGCCCGCAAGGCGTCGCTGGGCGCCATGACCAATCTGATGTGCCGTGGCCGTAAACGCGGGCTTGCCGGCGTCATCGCCACCCAGCGTCTGGCGAAGCTCGCCAAGAACGTGGCGGCGGAAGCCTCGAACTTCCTGATGGGCCGCACCTTCCTCGATATCGATATGGCGCGTGCGGCCGATCTGCTCGGCATGGATCGGCGGCAGGCGGAAATGTTCCGCGATCTGCAGCGCGGCAACTTCGTGGCGCTCGGGCCTGCGCTGTCGCGCCGTCCGCTGCCCATCGTCATCGGTGCGGTGGAAACCTCGGCGCGCTCGTCCTCGCCGAAGCTGATGCCGCTGCCGGATGCGCCGCAGGATGTGGAAGACCTGATCTTCACGCCGGATCCGGAAGAATTCACGCGCGCTGTCGTGCGCCGGACGCCACCAGCGCCGCGTCCGACCACGGATATTCTGGCCGAACTCTCCCGTTCCACGCCCGCTGCCGTTGGCCCTTCACCGGAGCAGTCTCCGCGTGCCGGTCAGCCGGAACTGACGCCGGAGGAGCGCGAGGAAAAGATCGGGGCCGTGCTCGTTGAAATTCTCGACGATCCGCAATCGGCCTATCGCACGGATGCCGTGCTTTATCAGGATTTTCTGGTGCGCGCCCGTATGCGCCGTATTCCCGGCACGCCGATGACGCTGCCGGAATTCCGCCGGCAGGTGGCGATTGCCCGCTCAGGCGTTGATGCGGCGATGGCGGCAAGCGAAGGCTGGGAGAAGGCCCTGGAATTGTCGATGTCGGTTTCCGATGATCTGCAGGGCGTCTTCCTGCTGCTCGTCAAGGCGGCGCTGGGTGAAGAGCCTTGCCCGTCGGATGCCCGCATTGCCCGTGCGTACGGCACGCATTCCGCTCGCCGCGCTCGCCGTCTGCTCGGTTATTTCGAGGAGAAGGAGCTTGTGGTGGTGCATGCCGATTTCTCCGGCAAGCGCATCGTGGCTTTCCCTGATCTCGACGCAAAAACCGCACCCGGCGATGCGGATGCGGCTGAGGATGATGCCAGACTGGCAGCGGAGTGA
- the recA gene encoding recombinase RecA, protein MAQNSLRLVEDKSVDKSKALEAALSQIERSFGKGSIMKLGSNENVVEVETVSTGSLSLDIALGIGGLPKGRIVEIYGPESSGKTTLALQTIAEAQKKGGICAFVDAEHALDPVYARKLGVDLQSLLISQPDTGEQALEITDTLVRSGAVDVLVVDSVAALTPRAEIEGEMGDSLPGLQARLMSQALRKLTASISKSKCMVIFINQIRMKIGVMFGSPETTTGGNALKFYASVRLDIRRIGAVKEREEVVGNQTRVKVVKNKMAPPFKQVEFDIMYGEGVSKTGELVDLGVKAGIVEKSGAWFSYNSQRLGQGRENAKTFLRDNPETANEIELALRQNAGLIADRFLQNGGPDAGDSDGDGDEG, encoded by the coding sequence ATGGCACAAAATTCTTTGCGTCTCGTAGAGGATAAATCCGTGGATAAAAGCAAGGCACTGGAAGCGGCGCTCTCCCAGATCGAACGTTCGTTCGGCAAGGGATCGATCATGAAGCTCGGTTCCAATGAAAATGTGGTTGAAGTGGAAACCGTTTCGACGGGTTCGCTCAGCCTGGATATCGCGCTCGGCATCGGCGGTCTGCCGAAGGGGCGCATCGTTGAAATTTATGGTCCGGAAAGCTCGGGTAAAACGACGCTGGCGTTGCAGACCATTGCGGAAGCCCAGAAGAAGGGCGGCATCTGCGCCTTCGTGGATGCCGAACATGCGCTCGATCCGGTCTATGCCCGCAAGCTGGGTGTGGATTTGCAGAGCCTGCTGATTTCTCAGCCGGATACGGGCGAGCAGGCGCTGGAGATCACCGATACGCTGGTTCGTTCCGGCGCGGTCGACGTTCTGGTCGTCGATTCGGTCGCGGCACTGACGCCGCGGGCGGAAATCGAAGGCGAGATGGGCGATAGCCTGCCGGGTCTTCAGGCGCGTCTGATGAGCCAGGCGCTGCGCAAGCTTACCGCTTCGATCTCCAAGTCGAAGTGTATGGTGATCTTCATCAACCAGATCCGCATGAAGATCGGCGTCATGTTCGGTTCGCCGGAAACGACGACGGGCGGTAATGCGCTGAAGTTCTACGCCTCCGTACGCCTTGACATTCGCCGCATCGGCGCCGTCAAGGAGCGCGAAGAGGTGGTCGGCAACCAGACGCGTGTGAAGGTCGTCAAGAACAAGATGGCGCCGCCCTTCAAGCAGGTGGAATTCGACATCATGTATGGCGAAGGTGTTTCCAAGACCGGCGAGCTTGTCGATCTCGGCGTGAAGGCCGGTATCGTCGAGAAATCCGGCGCATGGTTCTCTTATAACAGCCAGCGTCTGGGGCAGGGGCGTGAGAACGCCAAGACCTTCCTGCGCGACAATCCGGAAACGGCCAATGAGATCGAGCTGGCGCTGCGCCAGAATGCCGGTCTGATCGCTGACCGCTTCCTGCAGAATGGCGGCCCGGATGCCGGCGATAGCGACGGTGACGGCGACGAGGGCTGA
- the murI gene encoding glutamate racemase, with the protein MLKTSEATADVLKPVLVFDSGIGGLTVLREARVLMPERGFIYVADDAGFPYGGWEEEALKTRILSLFETLLQDYSPEVCIIACNTAFTLAGADLRARFPDMTFVGTVPAIKPAAERTRSGLVSVLATPGTVKRAYTRDLIQSFATQCHVRLVGSENLARMAESWIRGEPVSDEAVLAEIEPCFIDSDGKRTDIVVLACTHYPFMANVFRRLAPWPVDWLDPAEAIARRARHLVPLPQDAEHPDGFDFAVFTSGKPDFATRRLMQGFGLSVSAV; encoded by the coding sequence ATGCTGAAGACGAGTGAGGCCACGGCCGATGTGCTGAAACCGGTGCTGGTGTTTGATTCCGGCATTGGCGGGCTGACGGTGCTGCGCGAAGCGCGCGTGCTGATGCCCGAGCGCGGTTTCATCTATGTGGCCGACGATGCGGGTTTTCCCTATGGCGGCTGGGAAGAGGAAGCGCTGAAGACGCGTATTCTCTCGCTCTTCGAAACGCTGCTGCAGGATTATAGTCCGGAAGTCTGCATCATCGCTTGCAATACTGCCTTCACGCTCGCCGGGGCCGATCTTCGGGCGCGGTTTCCGGACATGACTTTCGTCGGCACTGTTCCCGCCATCAAGCCGGCTGCGGAACGCACCCGCTCCGGCCTCGTCTCCGTGCTGGCGACGCCGGGCACCGTCAAGCGTGCCTATACGCGCGATCTCATCCAATCCTTCGCCACACAGTGCCATGTCCGTCTCGTGGGCTCTGAAAATCTGGCGCGCATGGCGGAAAGCTGGATCAGGGGTGAGCCGGTTTCGGACGAGGCGGTCCTGGCCGAAATCGAACCCTGCTTCATTGATAGTGACGGCAAGCGCACCGATATCGTCGTTCTCGCCTGCACCCATTACCCCTTCATGGCCAACGTGTTTCGCCGGCTCGCTCCATGGCCGGTGGACTGGCTTGATCCGGCAGAAGCGATTGCGAGGCGGGCGCGCCATCTGGTGCCGCTGCCGCAGGATGCGGAACACCCCGATGGTTTCGACTTTGCCGTCTTCACATCCGGCAAGCCGGATTTTGCCACACGGCGGTTGATGCAAGGGTTCGGCCTCAGCGTTTCGGCGGTCTGA
- a CDS encoding EamA family transporter — protein MALPHILLALITVFLWGFNFVAIKVGVADMPPLFLTGVRYFFAAVPLVFFLPKPNVPWRHMIVYGMAMGFVQFGLLYPAIKLGLPAGLASLVMQSQAFFTLALAVVFLGERPLPSQILGAIIAFGGLAVIGLERMTAAALVPLLMGVGSAIAWACGNIVNRRIGQVNAVSFVAWTSLVPVLPLVLLSLVVEGPDAIAEGLINATPTMAFVVIYMAYGATIVGAGIWSYLLLRYPAGTVAPFSLLVPIVGFISAYLAFAEHITVFEVVGAALVIIGLMLNVFGRRLSFLRVSSGAA, from the coding sequence ATGGCATTGCCGCATATACTTCTCGCCCTGATCACCGTGTTTTTGTGGGGCTTCAACTTCGTCGCCATCAAGGTCGGCGTTGCCGACATGCCGCCTCTGTTTCTGACGGGTGTGCGTTATTTCTTTGCCGCCGTGCCCCTGGTGTTCTTCCTGCCGAAGCCCAATGTGCCCTGGCGGCATATGATCGTTTACGGCATGGCGATGGGCTTCGTGCAATTCGGCCTGCTTTACCCGGCCATCAAGCTCGGCCTGCCGGCGGGGCTTGCTTCGCTGGTCATGCAGTCGCAGGCCTTCTTCACGCTTGCGCTTGCCGTGGTGTTTCTCGGCGAGCGGCCGTTGCCTTCACAGATCCTCGGCGCAATCATTGCGTTTGGCGGGCTGGCGGTCATCGGTTTGGAGCGCATGACGGCGGCAGCGCTGGTGCCGCTGCTGATGGGGGTCGGTTCGGCCATTGCCTGGGCCTGCGGCAACATCGTCAACCGTCGCATCGGCCAGGTGAATGCGGTTTCCTTTGTGGCATGGACGAGCCTTGTGCCAGTTCTGCCGTTGGTCCTGCTTTCGCTGGTGGTGGAGGGACCGGATGCGATTGCGGAAGGCCTGATCAATGCGACGCCGACGATGGCTTTCGTGGTGATCTACATGGCCTATGGTGCGACGATCGTCGGTGCGGGCATCTGGAGTTACCTGCTTCTGCGGTATCCGGCCGGGACGGTGGCGCCGTTTTCGCTGCTGGTGCCGATTGTCGGTTTCATCAGCGCCTATCTCGCTTTTGCCGAGCATATCACGGTCTTCGAAGTGGTCGGTGCCGCATTGGTCATCATCGGGCTGATGCTGAATGTGTTCGGCAGGCGGCTTTCATTTTTGCGGGTATCATCCGGGGCTGCCTAG
- the alaS gene encoding alanine--tRNA ligase: protein MSGVNEIRSTFLDYFKKNGHEIVPSSPLVPRNDPTLMFTNAGMVQFKNVFTGLESRPYSTAASAQKCVRAGGKHNDLDNVGYTARHHTFFEMLGNFSFGDYFKEEAITHAWNLITKEFGIDRNRLLVTVYHTDDEAFNLWKKIAGFSDDRIIRIPTSDNFWAMGDTGPCGPCSEIFYDHGDHIWGGPPGSPEEDGDRFIEIWNLVFMQYEQLTKEERIDLPRPSIDTGMGLERISALLQGKHDNYDTDLFRALIAASVEATGVPAEGEKRASHRVIADHLRSSAFLIADGVLPSNEGRGYVLRRIMRRAMRHAELLGSREPLIYKLLPALVQQMGRAYPELVRAEALISETLKLEETRFRKTLERGLSLLSDATSTLHKGDMLDGETAFKLYDTYGFPLDLTQDALRAREIGVDISGFTDAMQRQKAEARSHWAGSGDKATETVWFELKEKFGATEFLGYDTETAEGVIQAIVKDGKAVDNAADGETVQIVVNQTPFYGESGGQMGDTGVITGENGAFTVSETQKKGEGLFVHSGTVSKGGLKLGDAVQLTVDHDRRSRLRANHSATHLLHEALREVLGTHVAQKGSLVAPERLRFDVSHPKPMSAEELKVVEDMANEIVLQNSPVVTRLMSVDDAIAEGAMALFGEKYGDEVRVVSMGTGVHGAKANRPYSVELCGGTHVAATGQIGLIRILGESAVGAGVRRLEAVTGQGALAYLAEQDERVKALASSLKVQPGDVLSRVEGLLDERKKLERELADARKKLAMGGGSSDSGANDVQQVAGVNFLAKSLSGIDAKDLKGLADEAKANLGSGVVLLIAVSDDGKASAVAAVTEDLTARFSAVDIVRTASAALGGKGGGGRPDMAQAGGPDGAKAQEAIEAVAAALAA, encoded by the coding sequence ATGAGCGGTGTAAATGAAATTCGGTCGACCTTTCTCGACTACTTCAAAAAGAATGGACACGAGATCGTGCCCTCCAGCCCGCTGGTGCCGCGCAACGATCCGACATTGATGTTCACCAATGCCGGCATGGTGCAGTTCAAGAACGTCTTCACTGGCCTTGAGAGCCGTCCTTATTCCACCGCCGCTTCGGCGCAGAAATGCGTGCGTGCCGGCGGCAAGCATAACGACCTCGACAATGTCGGCTATACCGCCCGTCACCATACCTTCTTCGAAATGCTCGGCAATTTTTCCTTCGGCGATTATTTCAAGGAAGAGGCGATCACCCATGCCTGGAACCTGATCACCAAGGAATTCGGCATCGACCGCAATCGCCTGCTGGTCACGGTCTATCACACCGATGACGAGGCCTTTAATCTCTGGAAGAAGATCGCCGGCTTTTCCGACGACCGCATCATCCGCATCCCGACCAGCGACAATTTCTGGGCGATGGGCGATACCGGTCCCTGCGGTCCCTGTTCGGAAATCTTCTACGATCATGGCGATCATATCTGGGGCGGCCCGCCCGGCTCGCCGGAAGAGGATGGCGACCGGTTCATCGAAATCTGGAACCTCGTCTTCATGCAATATGAGCAGCTGACGAAGGAAGAGCGCATCGATCTGCCGCGCCCGTCGATCGACACCGGCATGGGCCTTGAGCGTATTTCGGCGCTGCTGCAGGGCAAACACGACAATTACGATACGGACCTGTTCCGCGCATTGATCGCCGCTTCCGTCGAAGCGACCGGTGTTCCGGCCGAAGGCGAAAAGCGCGCCAGCCATCGCGTCATTGCCGATCATCTGCGCTCGTCTGCTTTCCTCATCGCCGATGGCGTTTTGCCGTCCAATGAAGGCCGTGGTTATGTCCTGCGCCGCATCATGCGCCGCGCCATGCGCCATGCCGAGCTTCTGGGCTCGCGCGAGCCGCTGATCTACAAGCTTTTGCCGGCGCTGGTGCAACAGATGGGCCGTGCCTATCCGGAACTGGTCCGCGCCGAGGCGCTGATTTCCGAAACGCTCAAGCTTGAGGAAACCCGTTTCCGCAAGACGCTGGAGCGCGGCCTGTCGCTGCTCTCCGACGCCACGTCGACGCTGCACAAGGGTGACATGCTTGATGGTGAAACGGCCTTCAAGCTTTATGACACCTATGGTTTCCCGCTCGACCTGACGCAGGATGCACTGCGCGCTCGCGAAATCGGCGTCGATATTTCCGGCTTCACCGATGCCATGCAACGCCAGAAGGCGGAAGCCCGTTCGCACTGGGCCGGTTCCGGCGACAAGGCGACAGAGACCGTCTGGTTCGAGCTGAAGGAAAAATTCGGCGCGACCGAATTCCTCGGTTATGACACGGAAACCGCCGAAGGCGTCATTCAGGCGATCGTCAAGGACGGCAAGGCGGTGGACAATGCCGCCGATGGAGAAACGGTCCAGATCGTCGTTAACCAGACGCCGTTTTATGGTGAGTCCGGCGGCCAGATGGGCGATACGGGCGTGATTACCGGCGAAAATGGCGCCTTCACGGTTTCCGAAACCCAGAAGAAGGGCGAAGGCCTGTTCGTGCATTCCGGTACCGTCTCCAAGGGCGGCCTGAAGCTCGGCGATGCCGTGCAGCTGACCGTCGATCATGATCGCCGTTCGCGTCTGCGCGCCAACCATTCCGCCACACACCTGCTGCATGAGGCGCTGCGCGAAGTGCTCGGCACCCATGTTGCCCAGAAGGGTTCGCTGGTCGCGCCCGAGCGCCTGCGCTTTGACGTTTCGCATCCCAAACCGATGTCGGCGGAGGAGTTGAAGGTCGTTGAGGATATGGCGAACGAGATCGTGCTGCAGAACTCGCCTGTTGTCACCCGCCTGATGAGCGTCGATGACGCCATTGCCGAGGGCGCCATGGCGCTGTTCGGTGAAAAATACGGCGACGAAGTTCGCGTGGTGTCGATGGGCACCGGCGTTCATGGCGCGAAGGCCAACCGTCCCTATTCGGTCGAGCTTTGCGGCGGCACCCATGTGGCAGCCACCGGCCAGATCGGTCTCATCCGCATTCTCGGCGAAAGCGCCGTTGGTGCGGGTGTGCGCCGTCTTGAAGCCGTAACGGGTCAGGGCGCGCTTGCCTATCTCGCCGAGCAGGATGAGCGGGTGAAGGCATTGGCTTCATCGCTGAAGGTTCAGCCGGGCGACGTGCTGTCGCGCGTTGAAGGGCTGCTTGACGAGCGCAAAAAGCTGGAGCGTGAGCTTGCCGATGCCCGCAAGAAGCTCGCCATGGGCGGTGGTTCGTCGGATTCGGGCGCAAACGATGTCCAGCAGGTCGCGGGCGTCAATTTCCTTGCGAAATCCCTGTCCGGCATCGATGCCAAGGATCTCAAGGGTCTTGCCGATGAGGCCAAGGCCAATCTCGGTTCAGGCGTTGTGCTGCTGATTGCGGTTTCTGACGATGGCAAGGCAAGCGCCGTTGCTGCCGTTACCGAAGATCTGACGGCCCGTTTCAGTGCCGTCGATATCGTCCGCACCGCTTCGGCCGCGCTTGGCGGCAAGGGCGGCGGCGGACGCCCGGATATGGCACAGGCCGGCGGCCCGGATGGCGCCAAGGCGCAGGAGGCCATCGAAGCGGTGGCCGCGGCACTGGCGGCCTGA
- a CDS encoding LysE family translocator has protein sequence MPLENWLAFVAASAIMLAIPGPTILLVISYALGHGRRASTATVTGVALGDFTAMTASMLGLGALLATSAALFTGLKWIGAAYLIYLGIKLWRSPVAGEGAEGTGVTGRERPLKIFLHAYIVTALNPKSIVFFVAFLPQFLVPTLPFWPQVLIFEATFLVLATVNAALYGLLASAARNTIRKPKVQRIVNRTGGGLLIGAGLIAFGWKRAVAP, from the coding sequence ATGCCGCTGGAGAACTGGCTGGCCTTCGTGGCCGCATCCGCCATCATGCTCGCCATTCCGGGACCGACGATCCTGCTGGTGATTTCTTACGCGCTCGGCCATGGCCGCAGGGCCAGCACCGCGACGGTGACGGGTGTCGCGCTTGGTGATTTCACCGCCATGACGGCCTCGATGCTGGGGCTCGGGGCGCTGCTTGCCACATCGGCGGCACTTTTCACCGGCCTGAAATGGATCGGTGCGGCTTACCTTATCTATCTGGGCATCAAGCTGTGGCGTTCGCCGGTTGCCGGCGAGGGTGCGGAAGGAACTGGTGTGACGGGCCGCGAAAGGCCGCTTAAAATCTTCTTGCATGCCTATATCGTGACGGCGCTGAACCCGAAAAGCATCGTGTTTTTCGTGGCGTTCCTGCCGCAGTTTCTGGTGCCGACATTGCCCTTCTGGCCACAGGTGCTGATTTTCGAAGCGACATTTCTGGTGCTTGCCACCGTCAACGCCGCCCTTTATGGACTTCTGGCAAGTGCCGCCCGCAACACGATCCGCAAGCCTAAGGTTCAGCGCATTGTCAATCGCACGGGCGGTGGTCTCCTGATCGGCGCCGGTCTCATTGCCTTTGGCTGGAAGAGGGCGGTCGCGCCGTAA
- a CDS encoding glutathione S-transferase family protein: MSELIFYTNPMSRGRIARWMLEEVGVPYKTEILSFETSMKSPAYRLINPMAKVPAIKHGDTIVTEAAAICAYLADAFPGANLAPTPKARGLYYRWMFFAAGPLEMAASMKAMGFEVPKEKLRMAGCGSYADVMNTLERAVSENRFIAGDLFTAADVYVGAHIGWGLHFGTIEKRPAFIDYMAHLTERPAFKRAAQLDEDAAKDLQATG; the protein is encoded by the coding sequence ATGAGTGAGTTGATCTTCTACACCAATCCCATGTCGCGCGGACGCATCGCGCGCTGGATGCTTGAAGAAGTGGGTGTTCCTTATAAAACGGAAATATTGAGTTTCGAAACCTCGATGAAATCACCCGCCTATCGGCTGATAAACCCGATGGCCAAGGTGCCGGCCATCAAACATGGCGATACCATCGTCACCGAGGCGGCGGCGATCTGCGCTTATCTGGCCGACGCCTTTCCCGGCGCCAACCTCGCACCGACACCGAAGGCACGCGGCCTTTATTACCGGTGGATGTTTTTCGCCGCTGGTCCGCTGGAAATGGCGGCCAGCATGAAGGCGATGGGTTTTGAAGTGCCGAAGGAAAAACTGCGCATGGCGGGCTGTGGCAGCTATGCGGATGTGATGAACACGCTTGAACGGGCGGTCAGCGAAAACCGTTTCATTGCCGGCGATCTCTTCACCGCAGCCGATGTTTATGTCGGCGCCCATATCGGCTGGGGGCTGCATTTCGGTACGATCGAAAAACGCCCGGCCTTTATCGACTACATGGCGCATCTCACCGAACGCCCGGCCTTCAAGCGCGCTGCCCAGCTTGATGAAGACGCGGCGAAAGATTTGCAGGCGACGGGATAA